A portion of the Ferrovum sp. JA12 genome contains these proteins:
- a CDS encoding carbon-nitrogen hydrolase family protein yields MTKVITKQKDSGFGKAKLLPGNFRAAAIQMASGPHVDANLLEAGRLMKMAANQGAAIIGLPEYFAIMGMKEMDKVKVAESFGAGPIQDFLSRSAKRLGVWIIGGSIPLKSDQGNKIRNSCLVYDHKGQCVARYDKIHLFDFQRGAEKYDESKTIEPGHQVVTLDSPFGKIGLSICYDLRFPELYRAMGDCDLIFVPSAFTETTGKAHWETLIRARAIENLSYVIAPAQGGYHMNGRETHGSSMIVDPWGVVLDRLQRGSGVVIAGVNPIHINELRTSLPALQHRTLSIQAQTVKK; encoded by the coding sequence ATGACTAAAGTAATAACTAAGCAGAAGGATTCTGGATTTGGTAAAGCGAAATTATTGCCTGGTAACTTTCGGGCTGCTGCCATTCAAATGGCCTCTGGCCCGCACGTTGATGCCAATTTACTAGAGGCGGGTCGTTTAATGAAAATGGCGGCTAACCAAGGTGCAGCCATTATTGGGTTACCTGAATATTTTGCCATTATGGGCATGAAAGAGATGGATAAAGTGAAAGTAGCGGAGTCATTTGGCGCCGGTCCTATTCAAGATTTCTTATCACGTTCAGCAAAACGCCTTGGAGTTTGGATTATTGGTGGATCCATTCCTTTAAAAAGTGACCAAGGTAATAAAATTCGTAATAGTTGCCTTGTTTATGATCACAAGGGACAATGTGTGGCCCGTTACGATAAGATTCATTTATTTGATTTTCAGCGTGGCGCAGAGAAATACGATGAATCTAAAACTATCGAGCCTGGTCATCAGGTGGTAACTCTAGATAGTCCCTTTGGAAAAATAGGTTTATCCATTTGCTATGATTTGCGTTTTCCTGAACTCTATAGAGCCATGGGTGATTGTGATTTAATTTTTGTTCCCTCTGCTTTTACTGAAACCACTGGTAAAGCTCACTGGGAGACCCTAATCAGAGCAAGAGCTATTGAAAATCTGAGTTATGTTATCGCTCCAGCGCAAGGGGGGTATCATATGAATGGCCGAGAAACACATGGTTCAAGTATGATCGTAGATCCTTGGGGGGTAGTATTAGATCGTCTTCAAAGGGGCTCTGGTGTGGTTATTGCTGGAGTTAACCCTATTCACATTAATGAATTGAGAACAAGTTTGCCTGCACTCCAACATCGGACGCTCAGTATACAAGCACAAACAGTAAAGAAATAA
- the aroG gene encoding 3-deoxy-7-phosphoheptulonate synthase AroG, producing the protein MNTDHLFKTDDLRIREIKELSPPAHLLREFPISENASTVVSSTRQQIHHILQNDDDRLLVIVGPCSIHDPVAAMEYASMLKPLKEKYASELLIVMRVYFEKPRTTVGWKGLINDPYLDGTFQINEGLKLARGLLLEINEMGMPAGTEFLDLITPQYFADLISWGAIGARTTESQVHRELASGLSCPVGFKNGTDGNLKIAIDAIRAAQQPHHFLSVTKAGHSAIVATNGNEDCHVILRGGKSTNYDAESIEMANAELVKAGLSAKVMIDFSHANSQKDPQKQLIVSENVANQIIQGEKRIMGVMIESHIVGGRQDLESGKSLTYGQSITDACVSFADTETILDHLALSIRLRRQNNR; encoded by the coding sequence ATGAATACTGATCACCTTTTTAAGACTGATGACTTGAGAATTCGTGAAATTAAAGAGCTTTCACCTCCAGCACATTTGTTACGTGAATTCCCAATTTCTGAGAACGCATCTACCGTAGTTTCTTCAACACGCCAACAAATTCATCATATTTTACAAAACGATGACGATCGCTTACTAGTGATTGTAGGTCCATGTTCCATTCATGATCCAGTAGCTGCCATGGAATATGCGTCGATGTTAAAGCCTTTAAAAGAGAAGTATGCCAGCGAGTTATTAATTGTCATGCGTGTGTATTTTGAGAAACCCAGAACCACTGTGGGTTGGAAAGGGCTAATTAACGATCCATATTTAGATGGTACGTTTCAAATCAATGAAGGCTTAAAGCTTGCACGCGGATTATTGCTTGAAATAAACGAAATGGGTATGCCGGCGGGAACGGAATTTTTAGATTTGATTACACCCCAGTATTTTGCGGATTTAATCAGTTGGGGGGCTATCGGTGCGCGCACCACTGAAAGTCAGGTTCATCGAGAGTTGGCTTCAGGATTGTCGTGTCCAGTGGGTTTTAAAAATGGAACAGACGGCAACCTAAAAATTGCTATTGATGCTATTCGTGCCGCTCAGCAACCCCACCACTTTTTGTCAGTAACAAAAGCTGGACACTCTGCCATTGTCGCCACCAATGGTAATGAAGATTGTCATGTTATTCTCCGTGGCGGGAAATCTACTAACTATGATGCTGAAAGTATTGAGATGGCCAATGCAGAGCTTGTAAAAGCTGGCTTATCTGCAAAAGTGATGATCGATTTTAGCCATGCTAATAGTCAAAAAGATCCGCAAAAACAATTAATAGTGTCTGAGAATGTGGCGAATCAAATCATACAAGGTGAAAAGCGCATAATGGGGGTAATGATTGAGAGTCACATTGTTGGGGGTAGACAAGATCTTGAATCGGGGAAATCTTTGACATATGGGCAAAGTATAACCGATGCATGTGTGTCATTTGCTGACACGGAAACAATATTAGATCACCTGGCCTTAAGTATCCGTCTACGTCGTCAAAATAATAGATAA
- a CDS encoding DUF4337 domain-containing protein: MEDEFHVHGSHEHELEHQAGHGIPLAQQVAVFTAILASVGAVVSYLGSTAQNEALFHKNEAVLLKAHASDQWSYYQAKSMKGNLVSIAQDFASGASKIKYQNEAIRYEKEKALIKEKAESFESRSEEENKLAEKAFHPHHYLARAMTFLQIAIALASVTVLTNRKWLLIPTGIGAVIGITLAFMAYL, translated from the coding sequence ATGGAAGATGAGTTTCACGTTCACGGTTCTCATGAACATGAATTAGAGCACCAAGCTGGTCACGGCATTCCCTTAGCGCAACAGGTTGCTGTATTCACGGCGATTCTGGCCTCCGTTGGGGCAGTAGTCAGTTATCTTGGTAGCACTGCGCAAAATGAAGCACTTTTTCATAAAAATGAAGCTGTACTGTTAAAAGCACATGCTAGCGATCAGTGGAGTTATTATCAGGCTAAGAGTATGAAGGGGAATTTAGTCTCTATTGCACAAGATTTTGCTTCTGGAGCCAGTAAAATCAAATATCAAAATGAAGCAATTCGTTATGAAAAAGAAAAAGCACTAATCAAAGAAAAAGCTGAGTCCTTTGAGTCAAGATCTGAGGAAGAAAATAAATTAGCAGAAAAGGCTTTTCACCCTCACCATTACTTAGCAAGAGCTATGACTTTTTTACAAATTGCTATTGCCTTAGCTTCTGTAACAGTTCTTACTAATCGTAAATGGCTACTTATACCTACAGGTATAGGTGCTGTCATAGGAATTACCTTAGCCTTTATGGCTTATCTTTAG
- a CDS encoding branched-chain amino acid transaminase codes for MSMSDRDGLIWLDGQMIPWRSANTHVLTHSLHYGLAVFEGVRAYNTSTGPAVFRLQEHTERLFRSAHILQIPMPFSINEVIEAQLNTVRENSLKECYIRPLVFLGSEKMGVSPRGAKTHITIAAWPWGAYLGDEAIEKGIRVKTSSYTRHHPNVTMCKAKASGNYMNSILANNEAITDGYDEALLLDVEGFVAEGSGENIFIVKKGIIYTPDLSSALEGITRDTIMSLAQEMNLKVIERRISRDELYSADEAFFTGTAAEVTPIREVDNRVIGQGMRGAITQALQSKYFEVVTGQSASHQHWLSYVGE; via the coding sequence ATGTCAATGTCCGACCGTGATGGTTTGATCTGGTTAGATGGTCAAATGATACCTTGGCGTTCAGCCAATACCCATGTTTTAACTCATTCACTACATTATGGTTTGGCTGTGTTTGAGGGAGTGAGGGCTTATAACACCAGTACTGGACCCGCTGTTTTCCGATTGCAAGAACATACTGAACGACTATTCCGTTCCGCCCATATTCTTCAGATACCGATGCCTTTTTCCATAAATGAAGTGATAGAAGCACAACTGAATACTGTTCGTGAAAACTCATTAAAGGAATGCTATATTCGTCCTCTAGTATTTCTCGGTTCTGAAAAAATGGGCGTATCTCCAAGAGGAGCTAAAACCCATATTACTATTGCAGCTTGGCCTTGGGGCGCTTATCTTGGTGATGAAGCTATTGAAAAAGGAATTCGTGTTAAAACTTCCTCATACACGAGACATCATCCTAATGTGACTATGTGTAAAGCCAAAGCATCTGGTAACTACATGAATTCTATTTTAGCTAACAATGAAGCTATCACAGACGGTTATGATGAAGCACTACTGCTCGATGTGGAAGGGTTTGTGGCCGAAGGGTCTGGAGAAAACATCTTTATTGTAAAAAAAGGAATCATCTATACCCCAGATTTGTCCAGCGCGTTAGAAGGTATTACTCGCGACACCATCATGTCCTTAGCTCAAGAAATGAATCTCAAGGTCATCGAGAGACGAATCTCGCGAGACGAATTATATAGTGCAGATGAAGCTTTTTTTACCGGGACAGCCGCTGAGGTCACCCCCATTAGAGAAGTTGATAATCGTGTGATTGGTCAAGGGATGAGAGGGGCCATCACCCAAGCGCTTCAAAGTAAATATTTTGAAGTGGTGACAGGTCAAAGCGCCAGTCATCAACATTGGTTAAGCTATGTTGGAGAATAA
- the accA gene encoding acetyl-CoA carboxylase carboxyl transferase subunit alpha, producing MKTVFLEFEQPIGELEAKIEDLRFVQEDSAVDISQEIERLQKKSQTLTKEIYANLSAWQIAQVARHSQRPYTLDYIEHIFTDFEELHGDRSFADDPAIVGGIARFQEKPVMIIGHQKGRDTKDRIYRNFGQARPEGYRKALRLMRLAEKFNMPIMTFIDTPGAYPGIGAEERGQSEAIGRNLYEMAALRTPIISTIIGEGGSGGALAIAVGDTTLMLQYSVYSVISPEGCAAILWKTGDKTSDAAEALNITAPRLKSLGLIDKIVSEPLGGAHRDIPVMAQTLRRALQEALKSVIDLSVEELLARRYERLMSYGKFKETRS from the coding sequence ATGAAAACTGTTTTTTTAGAATTCGAGCAACCCATCGGTGAATTAGAAGCCAAGATTGAAGATCTTCGTTTTGTTCAAGAAGACTCTGCTGTTGATATTTCTCAAGAGATTGAGCGTCTACAAAAAAAGAGTCAAACACTGACTAAAGAAATCTATGCTAACTTAAGTGCTTGGCAGATAGCCCAAGTGGCACGACACAGTCAGCGTCCCTACACACTTGACTACATTGAACATATTTTCACAGATTTTGAAGAGTTACACGGTGATAGAAGTTTCGCTGATGATCCTGCTATTGTAGGGGGGATTGCTCGATTCCAAGAAAAACCAGTTATGATTATTGGTCACCAAAAGGGACGTGACACCAAAGATAGAATTTATCGGAATTTTGGGCAAGCCCGTCCCGAGGGGTATCGTAAAGCATTACGATTAATGCGATTGGCTGAGAAGTTTAACATGCCGATTATGACCTTTATCGATACGCCAGGTGCTTATCCTGGAATTGGAGCAGAAGAAAGAGGTCAGTCTGAGGCTATTGGTAGAAATTTATACGAGATGGCTGCCTTAAGAACCCCTATTATCTCTACTATTATTGGTGAGGGAGGGTCAGGCGGTGCTCTGGCTATTGCTGTAGGAGATACGACACTCATGTTGCAATACTCGGTATATTCTGTGATATCGCCAGAGGGTTGCGCTGCTATTTTATGGAAAACAGGTGACAAAACCAGTGATGCGGCCGAAGCCTTAAATATTACTGCACCTCGTCTTAAAAGTTTAGGGTTGATTGATAAAATTGTTAGTGAACCCCTAGGGGGCGCTCATCGGGATATTCCGGTTATGGCACAAACTCTTCGACGCGCGTTACAAGAAGCATTAAAATCTGTTATTGATCTGTCAGTTGAAGAGCTTCTTGCCCGTCGTTATGAAAGACTAATGAGTTATGGCAAGTTCAAGGAAACCCGCAGTTAA
- a CDS encoding cob(I)yrinic acid a,c-diamide adenosyltransferase, with amino-acid sequence MGNRLTRLYTKTGDAGTTGLGDGSRVDKDHFRVEVMGDIDELNSILGILLSYPIDQNIQNELTQIQHDLFDLGAEMCIPGHLVITEKRVAELEERLDSYNANLSALKEFILPGGNQAAAICHHARTVCRRAERRIVSLSHHEMISAYAMQYINRLSDYLFVIAREINRLSNTPDVLWRSLKTKDKP; translated from the coding sequence ATGGGTAACAGACTCACTCGCTTATACACTAAAACTGGAGACGCAGGGACAACGGGGCTTGGTGATGGAAGCCGGGTTGATAAAGACCATTTTCGTGTTGAAGTCATGGGGGATATTGATGAATTAAATAGTATTTTAGGTATCCTATTGTCCTATCCCATTGACCAGAATATTCAAAACGAATTAACTCAAATACAGCATGACTTATTCGACCTTGGTGCCGAAATGTGTATTCCAGGTCACTTGGTCATTACAGAAAAGCGTGTTGCAGAGCTTGAAGAGCGTCTTGATTCCTATAATGCCAATCTGAGTGCACTAAAAGAATTTATTCTACCGGGAGGAAACCAAGCGGCGGCTATCTGTCACCATGCCAGAACCGTATGCAGACGAGCCGAGCGTCGTATAGTCTCTTTAAGTCATCACGAAATGATTTCTGCTTACGCTATGCAATACATTAATCGTCTATCCGATTATTTATTTGTCATAGCCAGGGAAATTAACCGGCTGTCAAATACGCCAGACGTACTCTGGCGTAGCCTTAAAACTAAAGATAAGCCATAA
- a CDS encoding YhdP family phospholipid transporter translates to MKALKKNLCALPKQLLRFSLVGMVLLSLIWFALQAFALRDPDRYRPQLIELFQHTTGLDISIGSIEHAPWAFQPGVLLKGIVVLNEQHQPILSVPSLEARLSLLNLFKARLDFSRLKIVVDEVDVDRDKQGQWYLSTLPISKSNSEKNPFLHWLIEQGHCNLTVKKLVFRDKMTAQPTYLFREIHVELKNSLSQHWIKGTVLPDPYFGEAMSIEGALYGNQSSNLSAWHGQLKWSTHHFNLTSLTPWFASLHPLKKGYGSFNAVFSLREHFQIGIDTDIDLYNLKGRFDQALHDFDVDQLQGHLSFNQLEKGFDLTVRELAVRGNSSIKISHPLNLTLLINNSFNRFTAKELVINDIHNNIDQLPMTESQRHFWYKLGMQGDVNHINISWQGDLTVPQQYQASLDLDRFGLNPYQSFPAIHDFTGHIDLRNDGGAVKGQGSSLTLNYPQIFPYPNYIDQYTVDINWLHNADQVILSINNINVSNADLSGDFSGSMEFNATTPKQTHLHGKLQRANLNAIWRYMPLTVNKDTRDWLKTGLVKGFTKEVNFNLDGDLQQFPFATDQIGKFTVNATVFDAQVNFNNKWPIIDHVAGDFYIKEAALGFKAKAGTILNNQINNVMISIPDLVHGNEVLFVDGSIHTSVKEALNFIKNSPVSGYINHVADSLVGSGLGELSLKLQIPLIHSVDTTLRGDFQFIDATLDDGNKSIPPVNALNGHLRFTESGLDSDRLTASILGGEASLIFSTDSNKNTVLKAQGVADASQLYGVYGNSLLKKVSGQSNWTALFKFNKNKTDILLDSTALLVGEPVGIHLSTRSDGLIDLALLGNTSMKSLNVLFPNPLWASLDSSVNWNGHILLSKKYDDISFSLAALVLKKPVFMTVKGSLSNLIIADMSGHSDIPSLSRLGLNKINSLCRGTFAWHGRFEKRDTVTTIVFTSNLKGVSIDGPGEYQKTSTQSLPVTLIIEPLESGKTQMSLNVDSWFGTKIIYESQSDGSFNATRGVVNLGGPYLGQVGPGFSVMGQLENSNIDDLTSFWDSHANQWQSPINENQKKKVAATNNMFGSVNNIDVTVNNVVWRKRTWLKHRLQASWLKHQWSVSIQGVQVNGSINWDKENQGFIKANFSQLVIPDTISQQEKDNSPGPKTTKKVLPSNLANLDDLKEMPDIDLIAEHCQFGKKKLSHVEFAAQRQENAWHISRFFANTEGGEIQGTGQWLGSGGEQTKTEIKLAIDAKNYGNLLKAMGYNNLMARGDGIINANLSWSGGPKDYDFDYASGTMNVDLHDGQFSKVDPGGAGRIIGLFSLQSLPRRITLDFHDIFSQGFAFDTVKGEFIIKEGVLNTPDFVMSGPAARVKLKGLIDFTQETSDLKVKVDPAVGGDVSLAGALIGGPVVGAAAYLVQKILRNPLDKVLSYEYRIYGSWDNPQVDTVDTNFDATEKAVN, encoded by the coding sequence ATGAAAGCATTGAAAAAAAATCTCTGCGCTTTGCCAAAACAGTTACTTCGATTCAGCCTGGTGGGGATGGTGCTCCTCTCGCTGATCTGGTTTGCCTTACAGGCTTTTGCGCTAAGAGACCCCGATCGCTATCGTCCGCAATTAATAGAGTTATTTCAACATACTACGGGTCTTGATATTTCTATTGGGTCTATTGAGCATGCCCCGTGGGCGTTTCAACCAGGGGTACTTCTTAAAGGTATAGTTGTCCTGAATGAGCAACATCAACCCATTCTTAGTGTTCCCTCCCTTGAAGCCAGGTTGTCCTTACTAAATTTATTTAAAGCACGCTTAGACTTTAGTCGTTTGAAAATTGTGGTTGATGAAGTGGATGTGGATCGAGATAAGCAAGGGCAATGGTATTTATCTACTTTACCTATTTCTAAATCTAACAGTGAAAAAAATCCCTTTTTACATTGGTTAATCGAACAGGGGCATTGCAATCTAACGGTGAAAAAACTCGTTTTTAGAGATAAGATGACAGCGCAACCGACTTATCTTTTTCGAGAGATTCATGTCGAATTAAAAAACTCTTTAAGTCAACATTGGATTAAAGGAACAGTCTTACCCGATCCTTATTTTGGCGAGGCGATGAGCATTGAGGGCGCACTGTATGGCAATCAATCCAGTAACCTTAGTGCTTGGCATGGGCAGTTAAAATGGTCAACCCATCATTTTAATCTGACTTCTCTGACGCCTTGGTTTGCATCGCTACATCCTTTAAAAAAAGGATATGGTTCGTTTAATGCAGTATTCTCTCTCCGTGAACATTTTCAGATAGGTATTGATACTGATATTGATTTATACAATCTTAAAGGTCGATTTGATCAAGCACTTCATGATTTCGATGTAGATCAATTACAAGGGCACTTAAGCTTTAATCAGTTAGAAAAGGGTTTTGACTTAACTGTTAGAGAACTGGCAGTGCGTGGTAACAGTTCTATTAAAATATCGCACCCATTGAACCTTACACTACTCATTAATAATAGTTTTAATCGTTTTACTGCCAAAGAGTTGGTCATCAATGACATCCACAATAATATAGATCAGCTTCCTATGACAGAGAGTCAAAGACATTTTTGGTATAAGTTGGGCATGCAAGGAGACGTCAATCATATCAATATTTCATGGCAAGGAGATTTGACTGTCCCTCAGCAGTATCAGGCTAGCTTAGATTTAGACCGGTTTGGCCTTAATCCATACCAATCGTTTCCCGCCATACATGATTTTACTGGACATATAGATTTGCGAAATGATGGGGGAGCTGTTAAAGGACAGGGATCCTCTTTAACCTTAAATTATCCTCAAATATTCCCCTATCCCAATTATATAGATCAATATACTGTTGATATCAATTGGTTACATAATGCTGATCAAGTGATTCTAAGTATTAACAACATTAATGTGTCTAATGCTGATCTGTCCGGTGACTTTTCAGGATCCATGGAGTTTAATGCAACTACTCCTAAACAGACTCACTTACATGGCAAATTACAAAGAGCGAATCTAAACGCTATCTGGCGCTATATGCCCTTAACGGTCAATAAAGATACCAGAGATTGGCTGAAAACTGGATTGGTTAAGGGTTTTACAAAAGAAGTGAATTTTAATCTTGATGGAGATTTACAACAGTTTCCATTTGCCACTGATCAAATTGGAAAGTTTACAGTGAACGCAACAGTATTTGATGCACAAGTAAATTTTAATAACAAGTGGCCGATAATTGATCATGTAGCTGGAGATTTCTACATAAAAGAGGCGGCGTTGGGGTTTAAAGCTAAGGCAGGGACTATTTTAAACAATCAGATAAACAACGTAATGATTTCGATTCCCGACCTCGTTCATGGTAATGAAGTGTTATTTGTGGACGGGAGTATCCATACATCAGTCAAGGAAGCGCTAAATTTTATTAAGAATAGTCCAGTGAGTGGTTACATTAACCATGTCGCAGATTCACTGGTGGGTTCTGGTCTTGGGGAGTTGTCTTTAAAGTTACAAATACCTTTAATACATTCTGTTGATACCACATTAAGGGGGGATTTTCAGTTCATTGATGCAACATTGGATGATGGTAATAAAAGTATTCCTCCTGTTAATGCGTTAAATGGACATTTGCGTTTTACTGAATCAGGTTTGGACTCAGACCGTTTAACAGCTTCTATTTTGGGTGGAGAGGCGAGTCTTATATTTTCAACTGATAGTAACAAGAATACGGTTTTAAAAGCACAAGGAGTGGCTGACGCAAGCCAACTCTACGGAGTGTATGGTAACTCACTGTTAAAAAAGGTATCGGGCCAGTCTAACTGGACAGCACTATTTAAGTTTAATAAAAATAAGACTGATATTCTATTAGACAGCACGGCGCTTTTAGTGGGTGAACCAGTCGGCATTCATCTCTCCACACGTTCTGATGGATTAATAGATTTAGCTTTGTTAGGTAATACCTCCATGAAGAGCTTAAATGTTTTATTCCCTAACCCCCTATGGGCATCCCTTGATAGCTCCGTTAACTGGAATGGTCATATCTTATTGAGTAAGAAATATGATGATATAAGCTTTTCTTTAGCTGCTTTGGTGTTAAAAAAACCTGTTTTTATGACAGTAAAAGGTTCTCTCTCTAACCTGATTATTGCTGATATGTCTGGGCACAGTGATATTCCTTCGCTGTCTCGTTTGGGTTTAAATAAAATCAATTCACTGTGCCGGGGTACTTTCGCTTGGCACGGACGTTTTGAAAAAAGAGACACTGTTACCACAATTGTTTTTACCAGTAACTTGAAAGGAGTCAGTATTGATGGACCGGGAGAATATCAAAAAACTTCCACTCAATCGTTACCTGTTACTTTAATCATAGAACCTTTAGAAAGCGGAAAAACTCAAATGAGTTTAAATGTGGATTCTTGGTTTGGTACGAAAATTATATACGAGTCTCAATCAGATGGAAGCTTCAACGCAACGCGCGGAGTCGTCAATTTAGGAGGACCTTATTTGGGTCAGGTAGGGCCTGGTTTCTCTGTAATGGGACAATTAGAAAATAGTAATATTGATGATTTGACGAGTTTTTGGGATAGTCATGCAAATCAATGGCAATCCCCCATTAACGAAAATCAAAAAAAGAAAGTCGCTGCGACAAATAATATGTTCGGTAGTGTTAATAATATTGATGTGACAGTTAATAATGTTGTCTGGCGGAAGAGAACTTGGCTTAAGCATCGGTTACAAGCAAGCTGGCTCAAACATCAATGGTCCGTGAGTATTCAAGGAGTGCAAGTCAATGGATCCATTAACTGGGATAAAGAAAACCAAGGATTTATTAAAGCTAATTTTTCTCAGTTAGTTATTCCAGACACTATTTCACAACAGGAAAAAGATAATAGCCCTGGGCCTAAAACCACTAAGAAAGTTCTTCCATCTAACCTGGCTAACCTTGATGATTTAAAGGAAATGCCTGACATTGACCTTATTGCTGAGCATTGTCAGTTTGGAAAAAAGAAGTTATCTCATGTTGAGTTTGCTGCACAAAGGCAAGAAAACGCTTGGCATATAAGCCGTTTCTTTGCCAATACTGAGGGTGGAGAAATACAAGGGACTGGTCAATGGTTGGGTAGTGGGGGAGAGCAAACCAAAACCGAAATTAAGTTAGCCATTGATGCAAAAAATTACGGTAATTTATTAAAAGCGATGGGCTATAACAACCTGATGGCTCGTGGAGATGGAATCATTAATGCGAATTTATCATGGTCAGGTGGACCCAAGGATTATGATTTTGATTATGCATCGGGTACGATGAATGTAGATTTACATGATGGACAGTTTTCAAAAGTAGATCCTGGTGGTGCTGGACGAATTATTGGTTTATTTAGTCTACAAAGTTTACCTAGAAGAATAACCCTTGATTTTCATGATATTTTTTCTCAGGGTTTTGCTTTTGATACAGTTAAAGGTGAATTTATTATTAAAGAAGGGGTGCTAAATACCCCTGATTTTGTCATGTCAGGTCCTGCGGCGCGTGTTAAGTTGAAAGGTTTGATTGATTTCACGCAGGAAACCTCTGATTTGAAAGTGAAAGTTGATCCGGCAGTGGGAGGTGATGTATCTCTAGCTGGAGCGCTCATTGGTGGGCCTGTTGTGGGGGCAGCGGCCTATCTAGTGCAGAAAATTTTACGTAACCCATTAGACAAGGTATTGTCTTATGAGTACCGTATCTATGGTAGCTGGGATAACCCTCAAGTGGATACTGTGGACACAAATTTTGATGCAACGGAAAAGGCGGTTAATTAA
- the tldD gene encoding metalloprotease TldD, translating into MNATFKSAQSILLEPYGLGIGQLEQVLGSILTHQVDYADLYFQYSRAEGWSLEEGQVKSGSFHIEQGVGVRAVSGERTAFAYSDDIQLSSLQEIAKATRSIAHSGRDSSVSKLTYSSLSRQLYPSFDPLLTLADDKKVLLLEKIEKIAKSLDPRITQVMASLAAQYEVVLVARSDGHMATDIRPLVRLSLQVIAEQNGLREQGSGGGGGRFGYEYFTDEILEDYAKKAVHQALTNLDAKPAPAGLMPVVLGPGWPGILLHEAIGHGLEGDFNRKGSSAFSGRIGQRVASPGVTVLDDGTIANRRGSLNCDDEGNPTQATVLIENGILKGYLQDSLNARLMDMPVTGNARRESFAHLPMPRMTNTYMLNGNTPAQDIIASVEKGIYAVNFGGGQVDITSGKFVFSAAEAWMIENGKLTYPVKGATLIGNGPDVLTKVSMIGNDMTLDPGVGVCGKEGQSVPVGVGQPTLRIDGLTVGGTI; encoded by the coding sequence ATGAATGCAACTTTTAAAAGCGCACAATCTATACTTCTCGAACCTTATGGTCTAGGTATTGGCCAGCTGGAGCAAGTTCTGGGTTCAATATTGACTCATCAAGTAGATTACGCAGATTTGTATTTTCAGTACAGTAGAGCTGAAGGTTGGAGTTTAGAAGAAGGTCAGGTGAAATCAGGGTCTTTTCATATTGAACAAGGTGTTGGCGTGAGAGCGGTGAGCGGTGAGAGAACTGCTTTTGCCTACTCTGATGACATTCAATTATCTAGTCTGCAAGAGATTGCTAAGGCTACGCGCTCAATCGCTCACAGTGGTCGTGACAGCAGTGTCTCAAAACTGACCTACAGTTCTTTATCGAGGCAGTTATACCCAAGTTTTGATCCTTTATTAACTCTAGCCGATGACAAAAAAGTCCTTTTGTTAGAGAAAATTGAAAAAATTGCCAAATCATTAGATCCGCGAATAACGCAAGTCATGGCCTCACTGGCCGCTCAATATGAGGTGGTTTTAGTGGCTCGCAGTGACGGACATATGGCAACGGATATTAGGCCTCTAGTTCGTCTTTCTCTTCAAGTTATTGCAGAACAAAATGGACTACGTGAACAGGGTTCAGGTGGAGGAGGTGGTCGTTTTGGCTATGAGTATTTTACCGACGAAATTCTGGAAGACTATGCTAAAAAAGCGGTGCATCAAGCTTTGACCAATTTAGACGCAAAGCCAGCTCCTGCAGGTTTAATGCCCGTCGTATTAGGACCAGGCTGGCCTGGGATTTTATTGCATGAGGCAATTGGTCACGGGCTGGAGGGAGACTTTAATCGTAAGGGTTCCTCTGCTTTTTCAGGACGAATTGGTCAGCGGGTAGCCTCTCCTGGTGTAACAGTATTAGATGATGGAACCATCGCTAATCGTCGCGGTTCGCTCAATTGCGATGATGAGGGTAATCCGACCCAAGCAACGGTGCTGATTGAAAATGGGATTTTGAAAGGCTATTTACAGGATAGCCTTAACGCACGATTAATGGATATGCCAGTAACTGGTAATGCGCGACGCGAGTCCTTTGCACATTTACCCATGCCGCGTATGACCAATACTTATATGTTAAATGGTAATACGCCAGCTCAGGACATCATAGCTTCCGTTGAAAAAGGCATTTATGCGGTTAATTTTGGCGGGGGGCAGGTTGATATTACCAGCGGGAAATTCGTGTTTTCTGCAGCGGAAGCTTGGATGATAGAGAATGGAAAATTAACTTATCCGGTTAAAGGGGCAACACTCATTGGTAACGGCCCGGATGTATTAACTAAGGTTTCTATGATTGGTAATGATATGACCCTTGACCCTGGTGTGGGAGTGTGTGGCAAGGAGGGGCAAAGTGTTCCTGTGGGAGTCGGCCAACCTACTTTAAGGATAGATGGTTTGACGGTGGGTGGGACAATTTAG